The genomic region AACCTTTCCACAACCTAACCTAATTATAAGCAACTACAACCCCTCATCATGAAAATATTGCTACAATTACACACAAACTGTTATCatcaaattccaaaaaaaaaaaactatcataGTTATCAGATTAAATATTCTTTGCGTCAGAAGGCAGTTGAGGACAAATGCAGGTActgaatgatttttattaaagaagGCTAAGTGAACAACGACATAATCCAAAACCGTAGTCAGTAAACAGGCAGGGATCaggcaataaacaaacaacataaactTGGCCAGGCAAGATCAACAAttcaaatggcattaaaatatCACACAATGCACAAACGGCTTGGTATCAAATGGTAACGAGACACAGAGCATATACTTCGCGAAGAGTGCAAGAACTAAGAATCTGAGAAGAATCTAAGAATCCTGTTTGTAAGCTGCGCTGTGTTCTGCGAAGTGTGTGCTGAGTCCGGTGTTGACAAAACGGGAAGCAccgcactttaaaaaaaatatattacttcATAGCTGTCGCGTTACCGTTTCTGGTAACGTGGAATAATAAAGAGATAGCGTACCGTTTTAACCGTGTACTTTAATGATAACCTTATGCGCCACATGCAACAACAATGTACCTTTTTCCTCTACTTCCTTTGTTACCTCTAAAGTGTCCCCCGCTCCCCAGGGCTACATGCATAACAAAACAGTTACACCAcaatagcaaataaacaaatcacgttttttttaaatagttgaactttctggctttgtgaaacatacctcaaacaaagtaaattagattattttaattaatggcatatttttccAAATCAGGTAGAGGAGAATATTTTGGAAttactcaatgttgaggaaaaggaaaaaattatgaaatcaccttgtaatttgaaTTTCTAAAACATATCCCAAGTCTAAAAATGTTTATGATGAATCGcgaatctgcattggccaaggagatgaaCTTTTGTCATGTGccattctaatgaaacatataaagatgactgcctggagaaaacaatcacatttacactcatttatgatatggggttgcatgtcaggtaaaaGGGGAGATGCCAATTAAAAAGAGGGATTAGTGACAGGAATAAACAGTTagagagggatgaacagagagagagggatgaggaATGACTGCAAAGATTTACAGCCATGGAAacagatggaggaaaaaaaagaatgagggAAAAAccataaagagagggagagccGAGATTTTGCTACAGAATAGTGAAAAGGACCAAGAAGAACGGAACAAAAACAAGAGGAAGCGAAGAGGAAGAGCGgtagagagacatacagacagacaaaggGAGTGAGGTAAGAGATTTAACATTAATTACTGAAAGGAAGGCAAAGTGATGTAATAAACACAATGTAATTATAAACCGTATGTGAACAACACTAATTATtattgtgtaataataataataataataataataataataataatacaacagatGCTCAGACACCTCCTTTTGCTTTCCCTCCTGATGACCTTTAACTTCTGCGTCACCTTGGTGAGTAACCATGggaacaaaaaatatttacGAGAATGATTATTAAGTACAAATTAGGCagataatgtaattattaaaatcagATGTTTGTTAATATtagttttacagtgtaaaaaaataagGTTCTTCTCTTTAtggctttgtctctctctctcacacacacacacagatcatacAGGAGCAGCAGGTAAATCAGAAGCTGCAGTCCATGTGTGAGGAGGAATGCAGTGAATGTGCAGTAaactctatgtgtgtgtgtgtgcgcgcgcgcgcgtatAGGGAGGGAGAGCTCAGTGCAAACTGAAGCAGATGGACAATGCGCTGAAGCCATGTGTGGGTTGAGTGGATGCAGGTGAGATCAAATTAAACCCAACATtgatcactcactcacattctgTAAGCACTTTACAGAGTAAAGAAACTCCAGACAGAAGGTAACCAGAGCTCAGTATTAAACCccggactctggagctgtgaggagacaaTGTTGTACCAGCATGCAGCCCAACACTGATGTGTCTCATAATTAAgaaccataaaataaaattttgtgttATGTAGCCAGTCAACTCGGTATGAAACCAACAGGGGAGATTATGATGTCACAGAATGTTCTGATCATGCACTCAAGTAAAGTTTTTCAACCAACAGACAAGCAGCTCTGTAACTGATGGATCAAATATGTAGGTTGTACATGTTAAGACCTAAAGTGTTTATCAGCTTTTCTCCTGTAACTTTATCCATGTAATTGTTTAGAACTACAAGTAAATGAAAACGGTAACACAACCAGATCACTCCTGGAACATGTGGTTAGTTAAAGTTTTCAGACTAAAGCTTGAGATTCAGTCCTCTTCTGTACCACATCAAGTTTTACACACTTACTGAAGAGAagtgagtaaatgaatgaattttctAAAATGGAATGTTTCTGCAGCTTCCCTGTGTGAGTTAATGAAGTGTTACAGTCCTGTTGGATCACAGTGTCAGGTGGTGAATAATGGCAACATTCCCGTGCCAAAGTGTATCTGTCCAACCACCTGCCCTCAGTTagtatacacatgcacacacacacacacacacactttaaatcaAGACACTTCAATGtgttctgggaagtgtagttagACGCTGAGGCCAGCATTGACATGACAGGATTCACCATGCTTAGAGGATGCTCACAcagttttttttacttcatagcatataaacaaatcacaatttttgtttaatagctgaacttTCTGGATTCGTGacacatacctcaaacaaattaaattagattttttaaataatagcatATTTATTCCAGATCATGTATAGGAAAATATtttggaatcactcaatgttgaggaaaaaattattaaatcacattgtgatttgcatttctaaaacaaatactggCACAAGTCTAACAAttcaaattagtctgcagttaaacaAGTGTTTACAGACCTTAACGAGCTAATTGACTTGGCtaattgaaaggaaacatggcctcAACAAGACAGTTatcaattgaaacaatggaaaggatcaAACttcttcaagaaggaaatccaattTGGAGTGTGGCAAAAATGTTGTGTCTgaaatttggtgaagatataaataaaacgggaaggttaaaaaaaggaaaacatatggGTCGACCAAGGAAGATGGCAAAtgtcaggatagaaaactcaaagcaatatgccttgaaaatagaaaatgcacaacacacacaaatcaaaacacttcaaatagtCAGTACAAATACTAATTATTAATGCATATAAGCAGGCAATTgattttgtggtgtgtgtgtgtgtgtgtgtgtaggcagggGGCACCAGTGTGCAGTGTTTTAGGTAAAACCTACATCAATGATTGTCTCCTTCACAAAGAGACATGTCACAAAAAACGCTGCATTGGAAAGGCACACAATGGACCATGTTTGGGTATTTCATACGCGcgcgcacgcgcacgcacacacacacacacacacacacacaaaagaaagaaagaaattaaggCACAGCAGAGCCATCTGACATTGAGCCAAAAGTGCAAGGAGCAGAGTGCATGCTAGCCCATTAACAAGATGCCAACATTCAGCTGAACCATCATgagaataaattattttataaatgaaaacaattctgGAGGAaatacaaagtttaaaaaaaaaagtgaccaaTTGTCAACTTGAAGATATTAAAGGTGAAACTAAATCAGAGTCTTCATTGGCTTCGAAATGCAGCCCAAAACATGGAAGAAATATAGCTTAAAATTATTAAAGTGCTGtccaagcaagaaagaaaactaatcaaccAAGATGGAAAACCAATCTCAATTTTtccctgcacat from Ictalurus furcatus strain D&B chromosome 15, Billie_1.0, whole genome shotgun sequence harbors:
- the sparcl2 gene encoding LOW QUALITY PROTEIN: uncharacterized protein sparcl2 (The sequence of the model RefSeq protein was modified relative to this genomic sequence to represent the inferred CDS: substituted 1 base at 1 genomic stop codon) — encoded protein: MLRHLLLLSLLMTFNFCVTLGGRAQCKLKQMDNALKPCVGXVDAASLCELMKCYSPVGSQCQVVNNGNIPVPKCICPTTCPQQGAPVCSVLGKTYINDCLLHKETCHKKRCIGKAHNGPCLGISYARARARTHTHTHTHKRKKEIKAQQSHLTLSQKFCKLSVCLSVCLSLSLSLSLSLCQSWFLLLDRNKNGKLSMKDLKKLHYKKSPLEHCANKFFRSCDSNRNNKVTVSEWISCLVDRSEQWFNEYMFK